A genomic segment from Glycine soja cultivar W05 chromosome 18, ASM419377v2, whole genome shotgun sequence encodes:
- the LOC114397707 gene encoding biotin carboxyl carrier protein of acetyl-CoA carboxylase, chloroplastic, whose amino-acid sequence MASSLAPATKAATNLRLTHSLRFSPKPNNLRFATKPGITLLCTRVKAQLNEVALDSSSNATSPPMKAKSKEEPPAKPLAEPSSSVLATQESVSQFITQVASLVKLVDSRDIVELKLKQHDVEVTIRKKEAMPQPPPAPQPSVVYSPPPPALPPPPVPASTPAPTLARPTPTPTSAPAVKSAKSSLPPLKSPMAGTFYRSPAPGEPSFVKVGDKVKKGQVVCIIEAMKLMNEIEADQSGTIVEIVAEDAKSVSVDTPLFVIQP is encoded by the exons ATGGCATCCTCGTTGGCACCAGCTACCAAAGCCGCCACTAATTTGCGCCTCACACACTCTCTCCGCTTCTCTCCTAAACCCAACAACCTACGCTTTGCCACCAAG CCTGGTATTACGCTGTTATGCACGAGGGTTAAGGCCCAACTAAATGAG GTTGCCCTTGATAGTTCCTCCAATGCTACTTCTCCTCCTATGAAAGCCAAATCAAAGGAGGAACCACCCGCAAAGCCTTTAGCAGAACCATCTTCTTCAGTGTTGGCAACTCAAGAATCGGTCTCTCAGTTTATTACTCAAGTTGCAAGTCTTGTCAA GCTTGTTGATTCAAGAGACATTGTGGAGTTGAAGCTGAAGCAGCATGACGTTGAAGTAACAATCAGGAAAAAGGAGGCTATGCCTCAGCCACCACCTGCTCCTCAACCTTCTGTGGTGTATTCACCCCCTCCACCAGCGTTGCCACCACCACCTGTACCAGCATCTACTCCAGCACCTACTCTAGCTCGTCCAACCCCTACACCAACTTCAGCCCCTGCTGTGAAGTCAGCTAAATCATCACTTCCGCCTCTTAAAAGCCCCATGGCAGGGACATTCTACCGAAGTCCTGCACCTGGTGAACCTTCCTTTGTGAAG GTTGGAGACAAAGTAAAGAAGGGGCAAGTTGTATGCATCATTGAGGCAATGAAattgatgaatgaaattgaA GCTGATCAGTCAGGAACTATAGTTGAAATCGTTGCGGAAGATGCCAAGTCTGTAAGCGTTGACACT CCCCTATTTGTGATTCAACCATAG